A window from Heteronotia binoei isolate CCM8104 ecotype False Entrance Well chromosome 15, APGP_CSIRO_Hbin_v1, whole genome shotgun sequence encodes these proteins:
- the PPP1R3E gene encoding protein phosphatase 1 regulatory subunit 3E → MARAPPSPLTPSNIPRNLSYIAGLYERAYYRTTRPSIAEDSGTEGSESESESRPRSRPRRRRHLFGGPKRRGRRRTRSAPARGRSRGASRSRSPGTRKRVRFADSLGLELTSVRQFWPNDLPQVPERVHAQLRRDSLSHFAPCLPFCPPVKDPLNLWCLLEPTFPDPLSMPDFLPRLLEQCIVLEGARAEGSCVSGTIRVLNLAYEKRVSVRYTWDFWVTQREARASYAAPAGRDRDHADRFAFRLPLPVPLPPGVSLEFALCYLVGGKEFWDNNQGRNYCLRPPPSVEEEDEPPSPTHDCCETGWIHFI, encoded by the exons ATGGCACGAGCCCCACCCTCACCTCTGACCCCTAGCAACATCCCACGGAACCTCAGCTACATCGCAGGCCTGTATGAGAGAGCCTATTACCGGACCACCCGGCCGAGCATAGCTGAAGACTCGGGAACTGAAGGTTCAGAATCAGAGTCAGAAAGCAGACCCCGGAGCAGGCCCCGGAGACGACGCCACCTCTTTGGGGGCCCGAAGAGGAGGGGAAGACGCCGAACCCGCTCCGCTCCAGCTAGGGGCAGGAGCCGGGGGGCCTCACGTAGCCGCAGCCCCGGGACACGGAAGAGGGTGCGCTTTGCCGACTCTCTGGGCCTAGAGCTCACCAGTGTCCGGCAGTTCTGGCCGAACGACCTGCCGCAGGTGCCGGAGCGGGTCCACGCCCAGCTGAGGCGCGATTCCCTCAGCCATTTTGCCCCTTGCCTGCCTTTTTGCCCACCTGTGAAG GACCCTCTGAATCTCTGGTGCCTCCTGGAACCCACTTTCCCAGACCCGCTCTCGATGCCCGATTTCTTGCCACGCCTCTTGGAGCAGTGCATTGTGCTAGAAGGAGCCAGGGCTGAGGGCTCTTGCGTGTCCGGAACCATTCGGGTGCTCAACTTGGCCTATGAGAAACGGGTTTCCGTCCGGTACACCTGGGACTTCTGGGTCACTCAGCGTGAAGCTCGGGCTTCCTACGCCGCCCCTGCGGGGCGGGACCGGGACCACGCCGACCGCTTTGCCTTCCGCCTGCCACTGCCTGTCCCGTTGCCCCCCGGGGTCAGCCTAGAGTTTGCGCTCTGCTACCTGGTGGGCGGGAAGGAGTTCTGGGACAACAACCAAGGCCGCAACTATTGTCTGAGACCCCCGCCCTCTGTGGAAGAGGAGGACGAGCCTCCCAGCCCCACTCATGATtgctgtgagacaggatggatACATTTCATATAG
- the PABPN1 gene encoding polyadenylate-binding protein 2 produces MASLRGVGGRGAVVALGGDGEPGGLGGPPASQYGNGLGGGGPGGEQGGGLREEDEEEEEGELLLEAAGGGAGGGGGAAGDRGGGGVGGGPRGALSSSSAASHQPRAGQAGAGVGAAHHHPHAEELEEEAGLGESDPGDSAIEDPELEAIKARVREMEEEAEKLKELQNEVEKQMNMSPPPGNAGPVIMSLEEKMEADARSIYVGNVDYGATAEELEAHFHGCGSVNRVTILCDKYTGHPKGFAYIEFSDKESVRTSLALDESLFRGRQIKVIPKRTNRPGISTTDRGFPRTRYRGRGSGYSSSRARFYSGFSSRPPRGRAYRGRARSTSWYSPY; encoded by the exons ATGGCGTCTCTGCGGGGCGTCGGCGGGCGAGGGGCGGTCGTGGCCTTGGGGGGCGACGGGGAGCCGGGCGGCCTCGGGGGCCCGCCTGCCTCCCAGTACGGGAACGGGCTGGGCGGGGGCGGCCCCGGCGGCGAGCAGGGCGGAGGGCTGCGCGAGGAGgacgaggaagaggaggagggcgaGCTGCTGCTGGAGGCCGCCGgcggtggggcggggggcggcggAGGGGCGGCGGGAGaccgggggggaggaggagtcGGCGGCGGCCCCAGGGGcgccctttcctcctcctccgcgGCCTCCCACCAGCCCCGCGCCGGCCAGGCTGGGGCGGGGGTCGGGGCGGCCCACCATCACCCCCACGCCGAGGAGCTGGAAGAGGAGGCCGGCCTGGGAGAGAGTGACCCCGGGGACTCCGCCATAGAGGACCCC GAGCTGGAAGCCATCAAAGCTCGTGTGCGAGAGATGGAGGAGGAAGCGGAGAAGCTGAAAGAATTGCAGAATGAAGTTGAGAAGCAAATGAACATGAGCCCTCCGCCGGGCAATG CTGGCCCCGTCATCATGTCTTTagaagaaaagatggaagcagATGCCAGGTCCATATATGTCGGCAAC GTGGATTACGGAGCGACAGCAGAAGAGCTGGAAGCCCACTTCCACGGTTGCGGCTCTGTCAATCGCGTGACCATCCTCTGTGACAAGTACACTGGTCACCCCAAAGG GTTTGCTTACATTGAGTTTTCGGACAAGGAGTCAGTGCGGACTTCCTTAGCGCTAGACGAGTCCCTCTTCCGGGGAAGACAGATAAAG gTGATACCCAAACGGACCAACCGCCCCGGGATCAGCACCACAGACCGGGGCTTCCCCCGGACCCGGTACCGAGGGAGAGGATCCGGCTACAGCAGCTCCCGGGCTCGATTCTACAGCGGCTTCAGTAGCAGGCCGCCCCGAGGACGCGCGTACAG GGGCCGGGCCAGATCGACCTCATGGTATTCCCCttactaa